From a single Pleurodeles waltl isolate 20211129_DDA chromosome 8, aPleWal1.hap1.20221129, whole genome shotgun sequence genomic region:
- the GPR12 gene encoding G-protein coupled receptor 12 — MNEDLKVNSSWMPQDRLDASSSENVSASMSSLVPVADSGPELMVNPWDIVLCTSGTLISCENAIVVLIIFHNPSLRAPMFLLIGSLALADLLAGIGLIINFIFAYLLQSEAAKLVTIGLIVASFCASVCSLLAITVDRYLSLYYALTYNSERTVTFTYVMLIMLWSVSVCVGLLPIMGWNCLRDESTCSVIRPLTKNNAAVLSVSFLLLFALMLQLYIQICKIVMRHAHQIALQHHFLATSHYVTTRKGVSTLAIILGTFAACWMPFTLYSLIADYTYPSIYTYATLLPATYNSIINPVIYAFRNQEIQKALWLICCGCIPSSLSQRARSPSDV, encoded by the coding sequence ATGAACGAAGATCTGAAGGTTAATTCAAGCTGGATGCCCCAGGACCGCTTAGATGCCAGTTCTTCTGAGAATGTTTCAGCCTCGATGTCCTCTCTGGTGCCTGTTGCGGACTCTGGGCCAGAACTAATGGTAAACCCTTGGGATATTGTTCTGTGCACTTCAGGAACCCTGATCTCCTGTGAGAATGCCATTGTGGTCCTTATTATCTTCCATAATCCCAGTCTTCGAGCTCCTATGTTCCTCCTCATAGGCAGCCTGGCCCTTGCCGACCTTCTGGCGGGGATTGGACTCATCATCAACTTTATTTTTGCCTACCTTCTGCAGTCAGAAGCAGCCAAACTGGTCACCATTGGCTTAATTGTTGCctctttctgtgcctctgtctgcagcTTGCTAGCAATCACTGTCGACCGGTACCTCTCTCTCTACTATGCTTTGACCTACAACTCTGAGCGAACGGTCACCTTCACCTATGTCATGCTTATTATGCTTTGGAGCGTATCTGTTTGTGTCGGACTGCTGCCTATAATGGGCTGGAACTGCCTTAGGGACGAATCTACCTGCAGCGTCATCAGGCCACTTACTAAAAATAACGCTGCAGTTCTCTCTGTCTCCTTCCTACTTTTATTCGCTCTTATGTTGCAACTCTACATCCAGATCTGTAAAATTGTCATGAGGCATGCTCATCAGATCGCCTTGCAACACCACTTCTTGGCAACGTCCCACTACGTCACCACCAGAAAAGGAGTATCGACTTTGGCCATCATCTTGGGGACCTTCGCTGCTTGTTGGATGCCTTTCACGCTCTATTCTTTAATTGCAGACTACACCTACCCTTCCATATACACCTATGCTACTCTGCTTCCAGCCACTTACAACTCTATCATCAACCCTGTAATATATGCTTTCCGAAACCAAGAGATTCAGAAGGCGCTGTGGCTCATCTGCTGTGGGTGTATACCCAGTAGCTTATCTCAAAGAGCACGATCGCCCAGTGACGTGTAG